The following coding sequences are from one Shewanella eurypsychrophilus window:
- a CDS encoding DUF3301 domain-containing protein: MMTDFIFFVALIVIAAFFWQLRQMAEISRIFSQKECQKQKVQLLAIAMESARPSIGGNSGLTWKAKYILEFSTDGINQYKAELWMHGKKIQKIKWPIFPEPEWMDAPESRGSVGGSCGSRGSCNTGKCK, from the coding sequence ATGATGACAGACTTTATATTTTTTGTAGCCCTCATTGTCATTGCCGCGTTTTTTTGGCAATTACGACAAATGGCAGAAATTAGCCGTATCTTTTCACAGAAAGAATGTCAGAAGCAAAAAGTACAATTACTTGCTATTGCTATGGAATCAGCAAGACCAAGTATAGGCGGTAACAGTGGACTCACCTGGAAAGCCAAGTACATTCTTGAATTTAGCACGGATGGCATAAATCAATATAAAGCAGAACTCTGGATGCATGGCAAAAAAATTCAAAAAATTAAATGGCCTATTTTCCCGGAGCCAGAATGGATGGACGCCCCTGAATCACGAGGTTCCGTCGGGGGAAGTTGCGGCTCTCGAGGCAGTTGTAATACAGGTAAATGTAAATAG